The Montipora capricornis isolate CH-2021 chromosome 3, ASM3666992v2, whole genome shotgun sequence genome window below encodes:
- the LOC138041875 gene encoding mRNA export factor GLE1-like, giving the protein MNAEERSTGVSPEPKELDQALADIIEMEEVASTSQEIDEAVIKEKEDTDKQKAESIRKKAMEKLGETQKRAVEEGEQENHMKKKRRSGNETISFLREKAESEKALREEELAIRRKQQELEEKKLASYLDQQKSMMELMHHQQQQQSQILMAVVDKLMNKKS; this is encoded by the coding sequence ATGAATGCTGAAGAAAGGTCAACTGGAGTGTCACCTGAACCTAAAGAATTGGACCAAGCACTGGCTGATATTATTGAAATGGAGGAAGTTGCTTCCACCTCCCAGGAGATTGATGAAGCAGTGATTAAAGAGAAAGAGGACACTGATAAACAGAAAGCTGAAAGTATAAGAAAAAAGGCAATGGAGAAGTTAGGAGAAACCCAGAAGAGAGCAGTCGAGGAAGGAGAACAGGAAAACCAtatgaagaaaaagagaaggagTGGCAATGAAACAATCTCATTTCTGCGTGAGAAAGCTGAAAGCGAGAAGGCATTGAGAGAAGAAGAGTTAGCAATACGACGAAAGCAGCAAGAATTGGAGGAGAAGAAGCTGGCTTCTTATCTTGATCAACAGAAATCTATGATGGAGCTAATGCACCaccagcagcagcaacaatcTCAGATCCTCATGGCTGTTGTTGACAAACTTATGAACAAAAAAAGTTAG
- the LOC138041861 gene encoding uncharacterized protein, whose product MASFRKARDELLVSFCEEIINEDEFLMLYDANKSKNPEYPFWNYERFTLQGKSEAECKTDLRFEKYDIPLLVDVLGLPDEIKCKQGTICDSTEGLCIVLKRLAYPCRYSDLISTFGRPVPEISMISNTVIDFIFEHHGRRISEWNHTILNPHALQTYAEAVSNKGAALDNCFGFVDGTVRPICRPNTNQRIVYNGHKRVHALKFQSIAIPNGLIANLYGPVEGRKHDAGMLRDSGLYHDLQRFAFSPTGQPLCIYGDPAYPLRVHLQAPFRNGILTPPMQQFNSSMSTVRSSVEWLFGDIINYFCFLDFKKNLKIGLSQIGKMYIVCALLRNALTCLYGNTTSQYFDLDPPMLQEYFA is encoded by the exons ATGGCGTCCTTCAGGAAAGCGCGTGACGAACTTCTTGTAAGTTTTTGCGAGGAAATAATCAATGAGGATGAGTTTCTCATGTTGTATGATGCTAACAAATCGAAAAATCCAGAGTATCCTTTTTGGAATTATGAAAGATTTACGTTGCAAGGTAAAAGTGAGGCCGAGTGTAAGACAGATTTACGTTTCGAAAAATACGACATTCCTCTCTTGGTTGATGTTCTTGGCTTGCCTGACGAAATAAAGTGTAAACAAGGAACAATCTGTGACAGTACTGAAGGATTATGCATCGTTCTCAAAAGGCTGGCATACCCTTGCCGCTACAGCGACCTCATAAGCACTTTCGGCAGACCTGtccctgaaatctccatgataAGTAATACAGTCATTGATTTTATATTTGAGCATCATGGTCGTCGGATATCAGAGTGGAATCACACTATTTTAAATCCCCATGCATTACAGACATATGCTGAAGCTGTTTCAAATAAAGGTGCGGCCCTCGACAATTGTTTCGGCTTTGTGGACGGTACAGTTCGTCCAATTTGTCGCCCAAACACCAATCAAAGAATTGTTTACAATGGGCACAAGAGGGTGCATGCcctgaaatttcaatcaatcgCCATTCCAAATGGACTAATTGCCAATCTTTACGGTCCTGTTG AGGGCAGAAAGCATGATGCGGGAATGCTACGAGACTCAGGACTGTACCATGATCTCCAAAGATTTGCTTTCTCCCCAACTGGGCAGCCTTTGTGTATATATGGGGACCCAGCCTATCCTCTTCGCGTACACCTCCAAGCTCCATTTCGGAATGGCATCCTGACTCCCCCAATGCAGCAGTTTAACAGTTCCATGAGCACAGTGAGAAGCTCAGTGGAATGGCTGTTTGGGgacataattaattatttttgctttctcgattttaagaaaaacttaaaaataggGCTCAGCCAAATAGGTAAAATGTACATTGTTTGTGCCCTTTTAAGGAATGCCCTTACATGCCTTTATGGTAATACCACTTCCCAGTATTTTGATTTGGACCCACCCATGTTGCAAGAATACTTTGCTTGA